Part of the Phocoena sinus isolate mPhoSin1 chromosome 17, mPhoSin1.pri, whole genome shotgun sequence genome is shown below.
AATAGCCATTATATATCTACTACCCACAGAAAAACGtaatcaatttagtttatctcaGACCTTCCAATAGAAGCAGCCGTACATATGCCTTACATACGGTATAGTGTCAGCTGCCGCCTTCTGCTTCACCTCAAATCCTGCATGAAGTTAGGTGGTTTAAAATAACTTCTGTCGATGATGAGCCATACATTTAACAGACACTAGTCCTCATTAATTGTGGAGATTGTTTTGTGAAGTCTTGTTAACACTGAAATTAGTTAATATTGAATCACTGCTCCTAGGGGAAATAACAGGGTTAGATACCTGTGAGCCTGTCACACTTTCATCAACTCATACATAGctttatgtgtcatttaaaacacacacacacacacacacacacacacacacacacacacacgaatgacCTTGAAAAGGATACTTGtttatgagagctgaaacaacaAGGCAGACTtttttgacctcagctgggaacatgtgCATTTCAGGTGACTCAAAATTTGATGCCCTGTGCATGTCTGCAAATGACTGAAATCTACTGTTTGCACAAGTAGACTTTTGGGGTTACAAGTAACTTTTAGTGAATTTGCAAATACAAATCATCAAATAATGAAGACTTTTTTTGATGTCAATTCCTGCAAGTAGATCACAGACAACTACTTGAGTTTTGCGGCCTCCTCTAAGAAAATAGacatttcaaaaatagaaatgagttaTCTTCCTATCACACAAGAAATACCGAATTCCAGCTATCCAGTGTATAAAGCAAACTACTGTCTGTGCAAACCCTATCTGTAACTCTAGATTTGGAATGGTTTCCAACTGTGAGAACTTTAGCTTGAGGCATCTTAGAAGTTGCTTTAAAACCTACAGGCTTGAACCATTTTGTAGTCAAATTTTGAGAAACATAGTATATATTCCTCTGCCTTCCTAAACACTGAGGAACGCTTTCATGGTGACTCAAAGATTGTTTTCATCTCAGCAAACTGTCAGAATAGGACAACGGCCAGGCAAAATACAAAATCATCACTGTAATGCCTACTAGGCGCACTGATTTAAGCCATGGGCTAGGAGGTGGGGTTTGGGTATATCCGGTTCCAAATGAAGCCAAGGTGAAAAGCATTCCAGGTACAGAAGCATCATAATGCTTCAACatgcagggagggagggctgccATTGTCACAGCCAAGgttttatttggatttatttatttgctccCAAAGGTGAGAGAGCTTAGAGTTGAGATCATTCTAGCATGGTGATGAGATAACCAGATATGCAACTTAGAAAGCTAACTCTGGCAGCAATATGTAGAGAATGGAATAGAGTTAAAACTAGGCCATTCTCTAAAGTGCATTGAAATGGCCAGGAATATCTGGTCTAATGCATGTATCCTGGGCCCCATTCCTGATCTTCTACATCTGTTCTCTAGATGTAGAAGCCCTGTATCTTCATTATTCACAAGTACTTTGGATGATAAGGTATTACATTGAGATAAGTCACAATCATCAAATTAAAGGACTTCTAAAAAGGCTTAAAAAAACGAATCCTAAACTTTGTACACTTAATACGTCTAGTCTTCAGTGTAATTTTTCTGTTATCTATACCCTATCCAACGAATACAGTAGTTGTTACTGTTTTATACCACATAAATGAGAGTTTAAGCTAGTTATCTGCCAGCCTAGAAACCTTAACATAGTCAGTCATATACTGGCATCATCTCAAAAAGACGTTTAggtcatttaacaaataaaatatatgcctCGATTCAAGAACTCACATGGAAATCTAAATTCATAAACTGCATTACAGACATTGTCTTATGcctctttttcataaaattaagaaACCTCTGAAGTACTTTCTCATGAAAGAGGTTCTTACACCAATCCCAGCTTATCACCTATTTACCCAAGCcaattaattacaaagagaaataaaatagcataACATCACTGTGCACTGTTTAAGGAATTTTTATTAAAGCAAGAATTTTATAATCCAAATTACGTTTCCTTGCTCAGTTATCaattctgttatttaaaacagAAGTGACATTCTGAGATATGCCACAGTAAAgaattacaaaattaaagaaaggaatGCTTTAAATTTTTGTACTTTGCTGAAAATTCTTTTTCCCAGGgtctataaaacattaatttgtttttatattttactatttttttggttttttttttgttgtttttaaatcaataagTAATCTAGGACTAGCATTATGTTGCTAGACCTGGCATTTGCTCGGTACATAAGGTTcaaagtttcctttcctttttttatttattttatattttgcaatgttttttttccataatatttaAGTTTTTCGATGTTTAGGTATTTTTCTTCGGTGAAGCACGAGTTTCTTTTCATGGTCCCTGATCATCTGTAAATGTGGGGGGGAAAAAGGTTATAATCATCAAATTTATGAGACAGAATTTAATGATtccaaccactaaaaagaaaggaTCTTTACCTAAGTGACAGAGGTGCTAACTATAGCTATAATGGCagtcatattacaatatataaatgtatccaaTTAACGTTacacaccttaaatttacacactgttgtatgtcaaatattttaacaaaacaagaaaaataacaggACCAATACTGACACTTATGTAAAGCCCTTGGCCAAATTCAGCCTGTTTACAGGCTGCTTCTGTAAAGCTCCACTGGACCACAGCCATACCCACTGGTTTACATGTTGTCTGTGGCTGTTCTCACACTAACGGTGGAGCAGAGTAGCTTCAACACGTACCACGGCCCCCAAAGCCCCAACTatttcctattttacagaaaagcTTTGCCCATCCCTGGCTTTGGCTACACAGCTACAGCAGCCCATTTCCTGGGGCTAACGAAAGGCAACAGCAGAGGCCAAAAGGCAACTGTCATCACTGCCACCCAAGAAAATGTATTAAGCTATGAAAAGACCTCCAAGAATAGCTATACAGGGCCAATCCCTATTACAGCCATTTAATACAAATTACTATACAAAATGCTTGAAAGGGCTCTGATCTTAAAAATTCAAGTTAGTACCAGGGTAACAGGTAAAGTTCCCTTTAATTcctctgtatctctatttctcttCGAAAAAGTTGCAATGCATTTGAATTAATGGTAAAATGAGTTTTTGCTATGTTTCAAAATATGCTCAAGCtgttaaaataagaaacataGGGGGCAGGCTCACTTTAAACAGTTGGAACCCCAGTGGCACTGTTAACTGCTTTCTGGGCAGCCTCTTTTGCTTGGTGGGCTTGTAGTACAGCTACAGCTTCATCAacctgaaaaaaagagaaactggtTCTGAAAAATAATTAGACAATAATTTCAAATGGACAACAAACAAATGTCCAACAAAGGCAAATTCCTTTCCTCAGgtgaaagtggaaacaaccttTATCGAAAAACATTCCAACTATATCCGTATCTTTTGGGTTCCATGCCACCACTGTTCTAGAATTATGAACCTCTTGCACTTCTTAACTCTCCCCACCAAAAAGCCCCCAAAGTTGAGAAATATCAGCAAACATCCCTTTCTCCAGTAAAGACGCAGCACAGTTAAGACAGCATGAACGCTGGAGTTACAGTGACTGGATCTGAAACCAAGCTCTGCCATTCACTAGCTGCTTTGTGAGCActgggcaaattgcttaacctctctatgcttcagtttccccgtgtataaaatggtgataacagCACCATAGGTTATTATTAGgattttcaattaatatttataaaactcttagaactgtGCATGACTTGTATAAAGCACTTATAAATGTCCTAGAAAAATTAAGTTCCTACAAAACATCCTGGAATGTGTACTATAAGAAGCTACtagataaatgataaaatttaaattactttagaACGGAGAGACTCTGGAGACTCAAGCATATGAAGAAGTTCTGAATTATCAATCTCCAACAACATGCCAGTGATTTTACCAGCAAGAGTAGGGTGCATGGCTTGAATTAGAGGAAAGAGCCGTTCACCTAGGAACAAAAACATTCAAACACTccaatcaaaaaaacaaaacatttttaaggcaTCTACCATATTAAAACTGGGGTTTAAGAATCTTTTGTACACAGCAAATAAGTGCTAACCCATAATCCACCACTTCAGTATCTTTCATGAGAAGATTGCTATAAAACGGATTAAGATCTACCACAAGGCAATTACTTCTTGGCAGCTGTCagtttgccaaaaaaaaaagatgaactgaaGCTATGTTtactattaaaatgttaaatctgTACTCAGGCAAAATCAAAGTGGTTTACTCATTTGGTTCAAATTCCTTCTTCCAAAAATGTGGCAGGGTACATGGCAAGCAATGCCCTATTATGCTGTCCACCAAAAGCAACATTTTAATAGCTTTTCCAGGCAGACAAACTGTGCCATCATAACCATTCATGCCAATGCACATCCTGCCACCCTAGCTGTCATTTTTAGGTACAGAGGAGGTCTAAATGTCTTCCTATTTTCTAGTGTCTCTATAACTGACTAGGTGGGACAAAAGTACTTACCCAACATTTGCTTCTGTTCTTGAGGAGGGGCAGATGCCAACATGGAAGCAGTCAAAGGTTCCTGACCTTGTACATGAACAGCAGGCTAGAAAGAAAACGGGAAAATTCCTAAGTTTAAAAAGTACAGAAGTAATGGCAAATACAAATACAGCCATCATTGGAAATTAACTGGATAAAGACTGTAATCTAAACATAAATAGAAGCTGAGTGATTCGGAAATAGAGTCTAAGGTAGCTATACTAACAAACACCTAAGTGCTCAAGTATTGTAAGCACAGgggatgttgaattttcttttttatctggaGTATTCTTTGGAATCATACTTCTATGATCAACAATGATTTTGGTCCTAGggtcaaaaagaaaaaggtaagccAAATCTCACAAACTAAACTTATTTCACCCTTTCTTACAACTATGCCAGACAAAACTCTCACGTAAGTAATTCAGGATGAGGGACTGCTGAATGCTTATCTAGTTCCTAGAATATAGCACATAGAAGACATTTTTACGTACTATCAATTAGTGGCACCTCAACAAGATATTCTACATAGCTTAAGCTCTCATATATCATACAGTTGTCTTCAATGTCTTTGACTGAGATCAAGGACGGTCCTCTTTATAAAGAAATCACTAAATCCACACCTGCTGCATGGTAACTTGTGGCTGTGCGTTAAGATGTTGTTGAGGATTGCGAACTCCCGCAGCGTATTTATACTGTGGAACGGTGCGAACAGCAGGAGTAGctgcagctgcagcagctgcagGACGTGGACCCATTGTCTGTGTTGATGTGttagctaaaaaaaataaaaagattttcgTATTTATCTTGCTATTTAAAATTGGAGACCAACTTTTACAGGAAGGGTTAAGACTCACCAACACGCTGTGTCGACATGACTCGTGGAACCTGTGAAGAAGCTGGTCTCATAGTACTAAATGGTGGTCTAGGAGCGGCTGGGCGGATAGCACCGGGCATATTTTGGAATGCTATGTTTAAAGATACGAACACACATTAACTGGGAGAAACTCACCAAGTGTTCATGCCGCTTTTTCAGAGCTGAGGTTTGCACAAAAGGCTATAGATGACCAAACATAAacaaaccatttttaaaagcttaggCTCCTATATGCCATTTCTCCAGACTTAATCATATCAGAGCATcagtaaataaaaagttttcattCATACAAGGACAAGTActtattaaaatatctaaatatgaTACATGAACCTGATTCTAAGTGTTCCTGCAATACAGCACTATTCCACAGGATAAGGCTGAAAATGCCTGGACCCTGGTCCTCATACATGGAACAAGATCTTTTAAAACTACTGCCTAACCAAATATGAAATTGAGTTGGATGCATTCCCAAACTTGTCATAAAGGAAAATCAAAACGGCATAGATATTGCTGTCTTAAGGAATGGTGAAAcattttacaatgtttttttaaaaacaaaatgctagGATCCCCAAAATGAACAcccataaaaataaactataaaaagcaAGAGCTAATATACCATTGGGATATAACAGCTAATTCGCCTCATTTATGTTTTTAGTTCAAATACTTtgcaaccttaaaaaaaaaaaaaaagcttacgaTGAGGTCTGGCACCCTGAGCAGTCCAGCGAGGACTTGGTCTTAGTTGAGCAATTTGGCTAGGAGGATAGTATGCAGCACGGTTCTGAGTCTGTAGAAAGCAAGCAAATGTATCagctaaagaaaaaagcaaataatgcAACTAGGTATGCACTCAAAACATTTAGCAGGTCCTCACACTCTAAGCATTTTTCAAATCCAATCATAATTAACATCTCTTCATCTtagggctttatttattttttagtgggGGCACAAAACATTAAAGATGACTGAAGAGGAAAACCTTCACGagctttttattctcttctaaAACCTACCTGTGGGATAGCTGCCATGAAGTAACCTGAAGGAGGTGCTGGCTGGTAGGGGTTGATTACAGGGTTGGGCACAGCTCTTACACTTGCCATTCTCTGCATATACTGGTTAGTGAGGTGAGCCTGGCGCTCTTCTTTGCGCTGAGCTAAAGCTACATACAATGGCTTGGTGGCCACAATTCTACCATTCATTTCTGTAACTGCTTTAGTGGCTTCTTCTGGGGAGGAGAAACACACAAATCCAAATCCTTTGCTGCGACCACCCTCCATCATAACCTATTAAAAGAAAGTGGAAGAAAACACATGATTAATGCAATGGTAGATGAGGCACAAAAAGCAGAGTATCAACTATAGCCACCGACTCACATTTAACTAAACCCTGTCAATGCTTTCATCATTTTTTCCCACAATTTTTCCCTTGACATCCAAATATTAAGGGTAAACTACATGCATGCATTATCCCAGCCAAGCAAAAGAAGTAAAGGGGTGGAGGTCCAAT
Proteins encoded:
- the PABPC1 gene encoding polyadenylate-binding protein 1 isoform X3, with translation MNPSAPSYPMASLYVGDLHPDVTEAMLYEKFSPAGPILSIRVCRDMITRRSLGYAYVNFQQPADAERALDTMNFDVIKGKPVRIMWSQRDPSLRKSGVGNIFIKNLDKSIDNKALYDTFSAFGNILSCKVVCDENGSKGYGFVHFETQEAAERAIEKMNGMLLNDRKVFVGRFKSRKEREAELGARAKEFTNVYIKNFGEDMDDERLKDLFGKFGPALSVKVMTDESGKSKGFGFVSFERHEDAQKGVNLYVKNLDDGIDDERLRKEFSPFGTITSAKVMMEGGRSKGFGFVCFSSPEEATKAVTEMNGRIVATKPLYVALAQRKEERQAHLTNQYMQRMASVRAVPNPVINPYQPAPPSGYFMAAIPQTQNRAAYYPPSQIAQLRPSPRWTAQGARPHPFQNMPGAIRPAAPRPPFSTMRPASSQVPRVMSTQRVANTSTQTMGPRPAAAAAAATPAVRTVPQYKYAAGVRNPQQHLNAQPQVTMQQPAVHVQGQEPLTASMLASAPPQEQKQMLGERLFPLIQAMHPTLAGKITGMLLEIDNSELLHMLESPESLRSKVDEAVAVLQAHQAKEAAQKAVNSATGVPTV